In Acidimicrobiales bacterium, a single window of DNA contains:
- a CDS encoding sulfotransferase, giving the protein MAIPRWADREQELHERAVACEGGADDFGDPSYLEPLRILLDSYDHEARFTRTGKVMAEYFLVNILRGRLRAERWWDLRPSALDVPVERPIIITGLVRTGSTALHYLMGSNPDTQCLAYWLATHPQPRPPRHSWEAAYDYAATESELRMIYLGGEKLESIHHMTAPGPEECRHFLAQSFTDDYFEVASTVPTYAEWYRSHHHVESYRRHKKLVQLVGSYAVGTRWLLKYPVHIRHIDALLEVYPDACIVWTHRDPASVLASYVGLCEGFRTLQEVPPDREQFAQHQLDVWSEAMTRGLAARAGREDQFHDVWFDDLLADPMGTIAAIYDHFDEPLSAEAERTMAAWQADNPPGKFGEHTYGKDDFGLTAGAIHERFADYVERFFPDLPAAGVPS; this is encoded by the coding sequence ATGGCGATCCCGCGGTGGGCCGACCGCGAGCAGGAGCTCCACGAGCGCGCCGTCGCCTGCGAGGGCGGGGCCGACGACTTCGGCGACCCGTCGTACCTCGAGCCACTGCGCATCCTGCTCGACAGCTACGACCACGAGGCCCGCTTCACCCGCACCGGCAAGGTGATGGCCGAGTACTTCCTCGTGAACATCCTGCGGGGCCGCCTCCGGGCCGAGCGCTGGTGGGACCTGCGCCCGTCGGCGCTCGACGTGCCCGTCGAGCGACCCATCATCATCACCGGCCTCGTGCGTACCGGAAGCACCGCCCTGCACTACCTGATGGGCTCGAACCCCGACACGCAGTGCCTCGCCTACTGGTTGGCCACCCACCCCCAGCCGCGACCGCCCCGCCACTCGTGGGAGGCGGCCTACGACTACGCCGCCACCGAGTCCGAGCTCCGCATGATCTACCTCGGCGGCGAGAAGCTCGAGTCGATCCACCACATGACCGCGCCGGGCCCTGAGGAGTGCCGCCACTTCCTCGCCCAGAGCTTCACCGACGACTACTTCGAGGTGGCCAGCACGGTCCCCACCTACGCCGAGTGGTACCGCTCGCACCACCACGTCGAGTCGTACCGACGCCACAAGAAGCTGGTGCAGCTCGTCGGGTCGTACGCCGTCGGCACCCGGTGGCTGCTGAAGTACCCGGTGCACATCCGCCACATCGACGCCCTGCTCGAGGTCTACCCCGATGCGTGCATCGTCTGGACCCACCGCGACCCGGCCTCGGTGCTGGCGTCCTACGTCGGGCTCTGCGAGGGCTTCCGCACCCTCCAGGAGGTGCCGCCCGACCGGGAGCAGTTCGCCCAGCACCAGCTCGACGTGTGGTCCGAGGCCATGACCCGTGGCCTCGCCGCCCGGGCCGGTCGGGAGGACCAGTTCCACGACGTGTGGTTCGACGATCTGCTCGCCGACCCGATGGGCACCATCGCCGCCATCTACGACCACTTCGACGAGCCCCTCTCGGCCGAGGCCGAGCGCACCATGGCGGCCTGGCAGGCCGACAATCCGCCCGGCAAGTTCGGCGAGCACACCTACGGCAAGGACGACTTCGGCCTCACCGCCGGCGCCATCCACGAGCGCTTCGCCGACTACGTCGAGCGCTTCTTCCCCGACCTCCCGGCCGCCGGGGTGCCGTCGTGA
- a CDS encoding succinate-semialdehyde dehydrogenase (NADP(+)) codes for MSELVTDARAALVERLSKRVTLAGDARDEIEVIAPFTGELLGRTPAGTEDDIDEAVRRARAAQPAWAALPWRDRAKVLLRFHDLVLDRQDEILDLIQLESGKARRHAFEEVLDAALTSRYYAFHGKAHVAPKRRRGALPALTRTTELHHPKGVIGFITPWNYPLVLGIADALPALLAGNACVIKPDRQTPFSALWAVEALVECGLPDEVVQVVTGQGSSLGSPLIQRVDYIMFTGSTATGKLIAAEAAGRLIGASMELGGKNAMVVLDDADLDATVEGAVRACFSNGGQLCISMERLYVQDGIHDEFVRRFAERISAMELSASLGWGSEMGSLVSKKQLATVVEHVDGAVGAGATVLAGGKARPDLGPYFYEPTLLDGVTEDMDVCRSETFGPVVSTYRFATVDEAIERANDSVYGLNASVWTKNTRRGREIAARLQAGTVNVNEAYAAAWGSLDAPMGGFKESGLGRRHGREGIAKYTDAQTVAVQHLVPIAPFAGLSVERWAGLMTKALRLLKHVPGLR; via the coding sequence ATGTCCGAGCTGGTCACCGACGCCCGTGCCGCACTGGTCGAGCGCCTGAGCAAGCGGGTCACCCTCGCCGGCGACGCCCGCGACGAGATCGAGGTCATCGCCCCCTTCACCGGCGAGTTGCTCGGCCGCACGCCGGCGGGCACCGAGGACGACATCGACGAGGCCGTCCGTCGGGCCCGCGCCGCCCAGCCGGCGTGGGCCGCGCTCCCCTGGCGGGACCGGGCCAAGGTCCTGCTCCGCTTCCACGACCTGGTGCTCGACCGCCAGGACGAGATCCTCGACCTCATCCAGCTCGAGTCGGGCAAGGCCCGCCGCCACGCCTTCGAGGAGGTGCTCGACGCCGCCCTCACCTCCCGTTACTACGCCTTCCACGGCAAGGCCCACGTCGCACCCAAGCGCCGCCGGGGCGCCCTGCCGGCGCTGACCCGCACGACCGAGCTGCACCACCCCAAGGGCGTGATCGGGTTCATCACCCCGTGGAACTATCCCCTCGTCCTGGGCATCGCCGACGCCCTGCCGGCGCTGCTGGCGGGCAACGCCTGCGTGATCAAGCCCGACCGCCAGACCCCGTTCTCCGCGCTGTGGGCGGTCGAGGCGCTGGTCGAGTGCGGCCTGCCGGACGAGGTCGTCCAGGTCGTCACCGGCCAGGGCTCGTCGCTCGGCAGCCCGCTGATCCAGCGGGTCGACTACATCATGTTCACCGGCAGCACCGCCACGGGGAAGCTGATCGCCGCCGAGGCCGCCGGGCGCCTCATCGGCGCCTCGATGGAGCTCGGCGGCAAGAACGCCATGGTCGTGCTCGACGACGCCGACCTCGACGCCACCGTCGAGGGGGCAGTGCGGGCCTGCTTCTCCAACGGCGGCCAGCTCTGCATCTCGATGGAGCGCCTCTACGTGCAGGACGGCATCCACGACGAGTTCGTGCGCCGCTTCGCCGAGCGCATCTCGGCCATGGAGCTCAGCGCCTCGCTGGGATGGGGATCCGAGATGGGCTCGCTGGTGTCGAAGAAGCAGTTGGCAACAGTGGTGGAGCACGTCGACGGCGCCGTGGGTGCCGGGGCCACGGTGCTCGCCGGCGGCAAGGCCCGCCCGGACCTCGGCCCCTACTTCTACGAGCCCACCCTGCTCGACGGCGTCACCGAGGACATGGACGTGTGCCGGAGCGAGACCTTCGGGCCCGTCGTGTCCACCTACCGGTTCGCCACGGTCGACGAGGCCATCGAGCGGGCCAACGACAGCGTGTACGGGCTCAACGCCAGCGTCTGGACCAAGAACACCCGGCGGGGCCGCGAGATCGCAGCCCGCCTCCAGGCCGGCACCGTCAACGTGAACGAGGCCTACGCGGCGGCGTGGGGCTCGCTCGACGCGCCGATGGGCGGCTTCAAGGAGTCGGGCCTCGGCCGGCGCCACGGCCGCGAAGGCATCGCCAAGTACACCGACGCCCAGACCGTCGCTGTCCAGCACCTCGTGCCCATCGCCCCCTTCGCCGGCCTGTCGGTCGAGAGGTGGGCCGGCCTCATGACCAAGGCCCTCCGCCTCCTCAAGCACGTTCCGGGGCTGCGGTGA
- a CDS encoding GNAT family N-acetyltransferase has product MTPALPDGWTWRRPADPEDDAAAVFALVAACNEAVIGVADWTLDDAVEQLGEPGFDAERDGWLVVDADGALVGFGCVQHEGDDQVGAEVFALDDQITQWLLGEVTARADELARSAGHRAATIIFGVYRQDEARRALLTEHGYESATTFHRMRIDHDAAASPVEPPAAPAGVVVRQGPGDEAFRRTAHEIKEASFRDHFGHVVEPYERWHAQVEASPTRDWEQLWVADVDGTPAAMLHAHDGFLADEDCGYVSHVGVLPEFRGRGLAKLLLHTAFASDAARARAGTLLHVDTNNTTPALDLYLDLGMRPVLVIDAWRRPGT; this is encoded by the coding sequence ATGACGCCGGCGCTGCCCGACGGTTGGACGTGGCGGCGGCCGGCCGACCCCGAGGACGACGCCGCCGCGGTCTTCGCCCTCGTGGCGGCGTGCAACGAGGCGGTCATCGGTGTCGCCGACTGGACGCTCGACGACGCCGTCGAGCAGCTCGGCGAGCCCGGCTTCGACGCCGAGCGGGACGGCTGGCTGGTCGTCGACGCCGACGGCGCCCTGGTCGGCTTCGGGTGCGTCCAGCACGAGGGCGACGACCAGGTGGGCGCCGAGGTCTTCGCCTTGGACGATCAGATCACCCAGTGGCTGCTGGGTGAGGTCACCGCGAGGGCCGACGAGCTCGCCCGATCCGCGGGGCACCGCGCCGCCACGATCATCTTCGGCGTCTACCGGCAGGACGAGGCCCGACGCGCCCTGCTCACCGAGCACGGCTACGAGTCGGCCACCACCTTCCACCGCATGCGCATCGACCACGACGCCGCCGCCTCGCCGGTCGAGCCGCCGGCGGCCCCGGCGGGCGTCGTCGTCCGCCAAGGGCCCGGCGACGAGGCCTTCCGCCGCACGGCCCACGAGATCAAGGAGGCCTCGTTCCGCGACCACTTCGGCCACGTCGTCGAGCCGTACGAGCGCTGGCACGCCCAGGTCGAGGCCTCACCCACCCGGGACTGGGAGCAGCTCTGGGTGGCCGACGTCGACGGCACGCCGGCGGCGATGCTCCACGCCCACGACGGGTTCCTGGCCGACGAGGACTGCGGCTACGTGAGCCACGTCGGCGTCCTGCCCGAGTTCCGGGGACGGGGCCTGGCCAAGCTGCTCCTCCACACCGCCTTCGCGTCCGACGCCGCTCGCGCGCGGGCCGGCACCCTCCTGCACGTCGACACCAACAACACGACGCCGGCGCTCGACCTTTACCTGGATCTCGGCATGCGACCAGTCCTCGTCATCGACGCCTGGCGCCGCCCCGGCACCTGA
- a CDS encoding aminotransferase class III-fold pyridoxal phosphate-dependent enzyme, whose product MAGLSPRRPRTAEEAALLDEARRLFPEGTRGPSLDEGRKFIVERAAGSRLWDRSGNEYVDFLLGSGPHVLGHAHPAVLEAIGRAAAGGTSHLVLTASAVELAQALCETVPCAEKVSFHSTGSEATFFALRLARAATGRDKVLKFEGAFHGMHDYAMVSTQWNWDPPPFPAAVADTFGIPAAVVPEVLVAPFNDLATAEAIIAEHRDELAAVIVEPMQRTFVPAPGFLEGLRRVTRDAGIVLVFDEVVTGFRLALGGGQERYGVVPDLCALGKTISGGVPFAAICGRADLLELADPVRRMSGLPFTMQTGTYSSNPVAMAVALAVIGELRRPGFYDELEATGRALMAGVGEAITAAGLPVQVLGEPAAFHTWFTDQPVVDHRSSLAADAFANLCFSDFLLDRGILRAHEKFFVSAAHTGEDVALAVAAAQEAAVAVAEALS is encoded by the coding sequence ATGGCCGGGCTGTCGCCGAGGCGGCCGCGCACCGCGGAGGAGGCCGCACTGCTCGACGAGGCGCGCCGGCTGTTCCCCGAGGGCACCCGGGGCCCGTCGCTCGACGAGGGCCGCAAGTTCATCGTCGAGCGGGCCGCGGGCAGCCGCCTCTGGGACCGCAGCGGCAACGAGTACGTGGACTTCCTCCTCGGGTCGGGGCCCCACGTGCTCGGCCACGCCCATCCGGCGGTGCTGGAGGCGATCGGTCGGGCCGCCGCGGGGGGCACCTCCCATCTCGTCCTCACCGCCTCGGCGGTCGAGCTGGCCCAGGCGCTGTGCGAGACGGTGCCGTGCGCGGAGAAGGTGTCGTTCCACTCGACCGGCTCGGAGGCCACCTTCTTCGCCCTGCGCCTGGCCCGGGCGGCCACCGGGCGGGACAAGGTGCTCAAGTTCGAGGGCGCCTTCCACGGCATGCACGACTACGCCATGGTCAGCACCCAGTGGAACTGGGACCCGCCGCCGTTCCCCGCGGCCGTGGCCGACACCTTCGGCATCCCCGCCGCGGTGGTGCCCGAGGTGCTGGTGGCGCCCTTCAACGACCTGGCCACCGCCGAGGCGATCATCGCCGAGCACCGAGACGAGCTCGCCGCCGTGATCGTCGAGCCGATGCAGCGCACGTTCGTGCCCGCGCCCGGCTTCCTCGAGGGCCTGCGCCGGGTCACCCGCGACGCCGGCATCGTGCTCGTCTTCGACGAGGTGGTCACCGGGTTCCGTCTCGCCCTCGGAGGCGGCCAGGAGCGCTACGGCGTCGTGCCCGACCTGTGCGCCCTCGGCAAGACCATCTCCGGAGGCGTGCCCTTCGCCGCCATCTGCGGTCGGGCGGATCTGCTCGAGCTGGCCGACCCGGTGCGGCGCATGTCCGGCCTTCCCTTCACCATGCAGACCGGGACGTACTCCTCGAACCCGGTGGCGATGGCCGTGGCGCTGGCGGTCATCGGCGAGCTGCGCCGACCGGGCTTCTACGACGAGCTCGAGGCGACGGGCCGCGCGCTCATGGCCGGCGTCGGCGAGGCCATCACGGCGGCCGGCCTGCCCGTGCAGGTGCTGGGCGAGCCGGCGGCGTTCCACACGTGGTTCACCGACCAGCCGGTGGTGGACCACCGGTCGAGTCTCGCCGCCGACGCCTTCGCCAACCTCTGCTTCTCGGACTTCCTGCTCGACCGCGGCATCCTCCGGGCCCACGAGAAGTTCTTCGTGTCCGCGGCCCACACCGGCGAGGACGTCGCCCTCGCGGTGGCTGCCGCTCAGGAGGCCGCGGTCGCCGTAGCGGAGGCGCTCTCGTGA
- a CDS encoding alpha/beta hydrolase produces the protein MDETLRSGAEQPQGLPSDPEGAPTKEAQGSGHETRASMPVHADAPEWFRRALAVPFEDRTVDVEGCPVHYLAWGEPGRRGLVFVHGGGAHAHWWTHVAATFAGQYRVVAVDLSGHGDSGHRDVYALEQWTHEVMAAAGDAEIAGHPVIIGHSMGGFVTMATASLHADQVAGVVICDSPVSEPDPEIASFRLNEAFGRPRTYANVDEALARFRTVPAQEHYLDYVMDHVGRRSMKPTDGGWQWKFDRRIFSQFSQGMRSIALPYLASITCRFALLRSENGLVTETIGESMYERLGRVAPVIEIPEAGHHAMLDEPLLVLTALRTLLADWDHSEPLTRR, from the coding sequence ATGGACGAGACGCTGCGGAGCGGAGCGGAGCAGCCCCAGGGCCTGCCCTCGGATCCCGAAGGGGCGCCGACGAAGGAGGCGCAAGGCAGCGGGCACGAGACGCGAGCCTCCATGCCGGTCCACGCCGACGCCCCCGAGTGGTTCCGGCGGGCGCTGGCGGTGCCCTTCGAGGACCGGACCGTCGATGTCGAGGGATGCCCGGTCCACTACCTCGCCTGGGGCGAGCCGGGCCGCCGGGGCCTCGTGTTCGTGCACGGCGGCGGCGCCCACGCCCACTGGTGGACCCACGTGGCCGCCACCTTCGCCGGCCAGTACCGGGTGGTGGCCGTCGACCTCTCGGGCCACGGCGACAGCGGCCACCGCGACGTCTACGCCCTCGAGCAGTGGACCCACGAGGTCATGGCGGCCGCCGGCGACGCCGAGATCGCCGGGCACCCGGTGATCATCGGCCACAGCATGGGCGGCTTCGTCACCATGGCCACCGCCTCGCTGCACGCCGACCAGGTCGCCGGCGTGGTCATCTGCGACTCGCCGGTGAGCGAGCCCGACCCCGAGATCGCCTCCTTCCGGCTCAACGAGGCCTTCGGCCGGCCCCGCACCTACGCCAACGTCGACGAGGCCCTCGCCCGCTTCCGCACCGTGCCGGCGCAGGAGCACTACCTCGACTACGTGATGGACCACGTCGGGCGGCGCTCGATGAAGCCCACCGACGGCGGGTGGCAGTGGAAGTTCGACCGGCGCATCTTCAGCCAGTTCAGCCAGGGCATGCGCTCGATCGCGCTCCCCTACCTCGCGTCGATCACCTGTCGCTTCGCGCTCCTGCGCTCGGAGAACGGCCTCGTCACCGAGACCATCGGCGAGTCGATGTACGAGCGCCTCGGCCGGGTGGCCCCGGTCATCGAGATCCCCGAGGCCGGCCACCACGCCATGCTCGACGAGCCCCTCCTGGTGCTCACCGCGCTGCGCACCTTGCTCGCCGACTGGGACCACTCCGAGCCGCTCACCCGCCGCTGA
- a CDS encoding DNA topoisomerase IB: protein MTDTAEAAEQAGLHYVTDAPPGIRRVRRGKGFSYQSRDGHAVDDRTRERIRALVIPPAWTDVWICADPRGHLQATGRDARGRKQYRYHDRWRSVRDADKYDRLLDFGHHLEAVRRQVDEDSRRPVLDRDKVLGLVLRLLDETLIRVGNQEYADDNDSFGLTTLRHEHVEVGTRRVSFEFVGKGGIEHEIRVDDPRLARAVRRCHELGGKSLFAYETEAGPVTVTSADVNERLRELVPGADVSAKDFRTWGATVRTLEHLAGEEAAEDERGREAQVLEAIDEAALLLGNTRTVCRSCYVHPAVPAAHLDGSLPEHWRSSRATSWYRRGERATLSLLEASPATLPAC, encoded by the coding sequence ATGACCGACACGGCGGAAGCGGCAGAGCAGGCGGGACTGCACTACGTCACGGACGCGCCGCCGGGGATCCGAAGGGTCCGGAGGGGCAAGGGGTTCAGCTACCAGAGCCGAGACGGGCACGCGGTCGACGACCGGACCCGTGAGCGGATCCGGGCCCTCGTCATCCCGCCGGCGTGGACCGACGTCTGGATCTGCGCCGACCCTCGTGGTCACCTGCAGGCGACCGGACGGGACGCCCGGGGCCGCAAGCAGTACCGCTACCACGACCGGTGGCGGTCCGTGCGCGATGCCGACAAGTACGACCGGCTCCTCGACTTCGGTCACCACCTCGAGGCGGTCCGCCGCCAGGTCGACGAGGACAGCCGCCGTCCCGTGCTCGATCGCGACAAGGTGCTCGGTCTCGTCCTCCGCCTGCTCGACGAGACCCTGATCCGGGTCGGCAACCAGGAGTACGCCGACGACAACGACAGCTTCGGGCTGACCACCCTGCGCCACGAGCACGTCGAGGTGGGCACCCGACGGGTGAGCTTCGAGTTCGTGGGCAAGGGCGGCATCGAGCACGAGATCCGTGTCGACGACCCCCGACTCGCCCGGGCCGTCCGCCGCTGCCACGAGCTGGGAGGCAAGTCGCTCTTCGCGTACGAGACCGAGGCCGGTCCGGTGACGGTGACGTCGGCCGACGTGAACGAGCGCCTACGCGAGCTCGTCCCCGGTGCCGACGTGTCGGCGAAGGACTTCCGCACCTGGGGGGCGACGGTGCGCACCCTCGAGCACCTCGCCGGGGAGGAGGCTGCCGAGGACGAGCGGGGACGGGAGGCCCAGGTGCTGGAGGCCATCGACGAGGCCGCCCTGCTGCTGGGGAACACCCGGACCGTGTGCCGGTCCTGTTACGTGCACCCCGCCGTGCCGGCCGCCCACCTCGACGGCTCGTTGCCGGAGCACTGGCGCTCGTCCCGGGCGACCTCGTGGTATCGCCGTGGCGAGCGGGCGACGCTCTCGCTCCTGGAAGCGTCCCCCGCGACGCTGCCCGCCTGCTGA
- a CDS encoding pyridoxamine 5'-phosphate oxidase family protein encodes MQLIDDRTGIERLGKDDCLALLRDQQVGRLAVVSHGRPLIFPVNYAMDGDAVVFRTAPGSKFDGAVRETAVSFEIDELDVDRREGWSVVVAGRAEEVVSESHRSRLAHLPLRPWAAGEKDHWLTITATSITGRRVSQTT; translated from the coding sequence ATGCAGCTCATCGACGACCGCACCGGCATCGAGCGTCTGGGCAAGGACGACTGCCTCGCGCTCCTGCGGGACCAGCAGGTCGGGCGTCTCGCCGTCGTGTCGCACGGACGGCCGCTGATCTTCCCGGTCAACTACGCCATGGACGGCGACGCGGTGGTGTTCCGCACGGCCCCCGGCTCGAAGTTCGACGGCGCGGTGCGGGAGACGGCGGTGTCGTTCGAGATCGACGAGCTCGACGTCGACCGCCGCGAGGGATGGAGCGTGGTCGTCGCCGGTCGGGCCGAGGAGGTGGTGAGCGAGTCCCACCGCAGCCGCCTCGCCCATCTGCCCCTGCGCCCCTGGGCGGCGGGGGAGAAGGACCACTGGCTCACCATCACGGCCACGTCCATCACCGGGCGGCGGGTGTCCCAGACGACCTGA
- a CDS encoding NAD(P)-dependent oxidoreductase: MVLVTGACGNVGAATVRELVDRGLRVRALDLPSKANRAVAAGFSARVDRCWGSITDRDLLSRAVGGVDHVLHLAAVIPPATDADQLAAYAVNVGGMRALLDAAAASATPPGITFTSTAQVYGRNADATGPRTVDEEPHPEDNYSRQKVECEALVRASGLRWTVFRLGMTPPVALVPIIPFVFELHPETRVEFTHPRDVAAALAATVGNEAVAGKTLNIAGGADKRALYRDWLNESLAVMGVAPLPVDAFGDRRFYTDWLDTDESQALLGYQQRYYSDYLDDIRGLLGSRLAVIRAAAPVVRRFILANSPYAAGVDARRPVVAARGQAARARRATAAVGPWLSDYRTHLTRRR; this comes from the coding sequence ATGGTGCTGGTGACGGGCGCCTGCGGGAACGTCGGCGCGGCGACGGTGCGCGAACTGGTCGACCGGGGCCTGCGGGTGCGGGCCCTCGACCTACCGTCGAAGGCGAATCGCGCCGTCGCCGCCGGCTTCAGCGCCCGGGTCGACCGGTGCTGGGGCTCGATCACCGACCGTGACCTGCTCAGCCGCGCCGTCGGCGGGGTCGACCACGTCCTGCACCTCGCTGCGGTCATCCCGCCCGCCACCGACGCCGACCAGCTCGCCGCGTACGCGGTGAACGTCGGCGGCATGCGCGCCCTGCTCGACGCCGCCGCCGCCTCGGCCACGCCGCCCGGGATCACCTTCACCTCGACCGCGCAGGTCTATGGGCGCAACGCCGACGCCACGGGCCCGCGCACCGTGGACGAGGAGCCCCACCCCGAGGACAACTACTCCCGGCAGAAGGTGGAGTGCGAGGCCCTGGTGCGGGCGTCGGGCCTGCGCTGGACCGTCTTCCGGCTCGGCATGACGCCGCCGGTGGCGCTGGTGCCCATCATCCCGTTCGTGTTCGAGCTGCACCCCGAGACCCGGGTGGAGTTCACCCACCCCCGGGACGTCGCCGCCGCGCTGGCGGCGACCGTCGGGAACGAGGCGGTGGCGGGCAAGACCCTGAACATCGCCGGCGGCGCCGACAAGCGGGCCCTCTACCGGGACTGGCTCAACGAGAGCCTCGCGGTGATGGGGGTGGCCCCGCTGCCCGTCGACGCCTTCGGCGACCGCCGCTTCTACACGGACTGGCTCGACACCGACGAGAGCCAGGCCCTGCTCGGCTACCAGCAGCGCTACTACTCGGACTACCTCGACGACATCCGCGGGCTCCTCGGCTCACGCCTCGCGGTCATCCGCGCCGCGGCCCCGGTCGTGCGCCGCTTCATCCTCGCCAACTCCCCCTACGCCGCCGGCGTCGACGCCCGCCGCCCGGTGGTGGCGGCGCGGGGCCAGGCCGCCCGCGCCCGCCGTGCCACCGCCGCCGTCGGCCCCTGGCTGTCCGACTACCGCACCCACCTCACCCGCCGGCGCTGA
- a CDS encoding SRPBCC family protein: MNEVTLERSATITAAPDAVWATLAAFDQISQWAGKVDHSAATTEATEGVGAGRRVQAGRVVLIETVTVWDPPQALAYTLDGLPPLAKRVENRWDLAAVPGDARATAVTLTTTIEPLGGPRGRIGQRILGRVLGKAADDLVAGLSAHDHTDPEAPRS; encoded by the coding sequence ATGAACGAGGTGACCCTCGAGCGATCCGCCACCATCACGGCGGCGCCCGACGCCGTGTGGGCCACGCTGGCCGCGTTCGACCAGATCAGCCAGTGGGCGGGAAAGGTCGATCACTCGGCGGCCACCACCGAGGCCACCGAGGGCGTCGGCGCCGGTCGACGGGTGCAGGCGGGTCGGGTCGTGCTCATCGAGACCGTCACCGTGTGGGATCCGCCGCAGGCCCTCGCGTACACCCTCGACGGTCTGCCGCCCCTGGCCAAGCGGGTGGAGAACCGGTGGGACCTCGCCGCCGTGCCCGGTGACGCCCGGGCCACCGCCGTCACCCTGACCACCACGATCGAGCCGCTCGGCGGGCCCCGCGGCCGCATCGGCCAGCGCATCCTCGGGCGCGTGCTGGGCAAGGCGGCCGACGACCTCGTGGCGGGTCTCTCCGCCCACGACCACACCGATCCGGAGGCTCCGCGGTCATGA